The Deltaproteobacteria bacterium genome contains a region encoding:
- a CDS encoding RNA polymerase factor sigma-32, with amino-acid sequence MNQREKIGEIPVPFEEMPSLEEERNPAEDHEALEVFDPLKKYLMEVRKFPLLLREEELTLAKRWWEEKDRYAAYRLVVSNLRLVVKIAFEYQRAYTNLLDLIQEGNLGLMQAVKKFDPYREVKLSSYAPWWIRAYILKFIIDNWSLVKVGTTQAQRKLFFRLQKEKNRLEAMGFDPGPKLLASHLDVTKEEVSEMEQRLEGGDLSLNAPLDADTHHTYLDILEGEETLEEKVADNQFKKAVDQRIEEFSRSLKDKEAFLLKHRSMAEDPLTLQAAGDQLHISRERARQIEKRVLSKLKVFLKEKFPDLDDLQFTIKDSEK; translated from the coding sequence ATGAACCAAAGGGAAAAGATAGGCGAAATTCCCGTCCCCTTCGAAGAAATGCCTTCCCTGGAGGAAGAACGGAATCCCGCTGAAGATCATGAAGCCCTTGAGGTCTTTGACCCCCTCAAGAAGTACCTCATGGAGGTCCGTAAGTTTCCGCTGCTTTTGCGGGAAGAAGAGTTAACGTTGGCCAAGCGTTGGTGGGAAGAAAAGGACCGTTATGCGGCTTACCGCCTCGTGGTTTCCAACTTGAGGCTGGTGGTGAAAATCGCTTTTGAGTATCAGCGGGCCTATACCAATTTACTGGACCTGATCCAGGAGGGAAACCTGGGATTAATGCAGGCGGTGAAAAAGTTTGATCCCTACCGAGAAGTTAAACTCTCATCCTATGCTCCCTGGTGGATTCGGGCCTATATTTTAAAGTTCATCATCGATAACTGGAGTCTGGTGAAAGTAGGGACCACCCAGGCTCAACGGAAGCTTTTTTTTCGCTTGCAAAAGGAAAAAAACCGCCTGGAAGCTATGGGATTCGACCCTGGCCCGAAGCTCCTGGCCAGTCACTTAGATGTAACCAAAGAAGAAGTAAGCGAGATGGAGCAGCGCCTTGAAGGGGGAGACCTTTCGCTCAACGCGCCCTTGGATGCAGATACTCACCACACGTATCTGGATATCCTGGAGGGAGAAGAGACCCTGGAGGAAAAAGTTGCCGACAACCAATTTAAAAAGGCGGTTGATCAAAGGATCGAGGAATTTTCCCGTTCCTTGAAGGACAAGGAAGCTTTTCTTTTAAAACACCGATCGATGGCCGAGGATCCACTTACCCTCCAGGCGGCGGGGGATCAATTGCATATTTCCCGGGAGCGAGCCCGCCAGATCGAAAAGAGAGTCCTGAGCAAGCTAAAGGTTTTTTTGAAAGAGAAATTTCCCGACCTGGACGACCTGCAGTTCACTATTAAAGACAGCGAAAAGTAA
- a CDS encoding Hsp20/alpha crystallin family protein encodes MALIRWDPFREMSALQERMNRLFSDVRAQAPVRGEEIVQGAWIPAVDIFETNEAIVLKAELPGITAQDISVEVKDNTLTLKGEKKFEKEVKEENYHRVERSYGSFQRAFTLPGTIHQEKVKAKFKDGILEITLPKVEEAKPKQVKVEIS; translated from the coding sequence ATGGCACTGATTCGTTGGGATCCATTTCGAGAAATGTCAGCCCTCCAAGAGCGCATGAATCGGCTTTTTTCCGATGTCCGCGCCCAGGCCCCTGTCCGGGGAGAGGAGATCGTCCAGGGTGCTTGGATCCCGGCGGTGGACATTTTTGAGACAAACGAAGCCATCGTCCTTAAAGCTGAACTTCCAGGGATAACTGCGCAGGACATCTCGGTCGAAGTCAAAGACAATACTCTCACCTTGAAGGGCGAAAAGAAATTTGAGAAAGAGGTTAAGGAAGAGAATTATCACCGGGTGGAACGCTCCTATGGGTCGTTCCAACGGGCCTTTACTCTTCCCGGCACCATCCATCAAGAAAAGGTAAAGGCCAAGTTTAAGGATGGGATTCTCGAAATCACTCTGCCTAAGGTCGAGGAGGCCAAACCGAAGCAGGTCAAAGTGGAAATAAGTTAA
- a CDS encoding DegQ family serine endoprotease, with the protein MASLPIKKVWGFLFFLGIFILFIGVSSSHAGRAWAQKSGPINLTTAIADVAQKTMPAVVHIEVTQRVDVPTAVFPFESDPFFRYFFGVPQGPRSYKREMRGIGTGMTIDGDGHIVTNNHVVSGATKITVKMASGEEFEAKVVGVDPKTDLAVIKIKAPQNIPYLTFGNSDQLRVGEWVVAIGNPRGLEQTVTAGIISAKHRTGILDPSSYQDYIQTDAAINPGNSGGPLLNLAGEVIGVNAAIVSESGGFEGIGFAIPSNMAKAIADDLIKTGKVMRGWLGVSVQDITAPLAKSLNLKVLKGAWIAEVFKGGPAEKAGIMKGDVVVSYDGAALENANDFRNRVAATRAGKKVEVGLLRQGERIIIQAVVSAYKPAPRMAAVELRNKLGVEVKEISILEARRRRLDSREGVILTKVDPNGPAGRAGLEVGDIILQVNNQAVRGINDYNRILEQVQRDEEILLLVRDMRTGDMGYLAAVVQ; encoded by the coding sequence ATGGCAAGTTTACCAATTAAAAAAGTTTGGGGATTTCTTTTCTTTTTAGGAATTTTTATCCTTTTTATCGGGGTATCCAGTTCCCATGCCGGAAGAGCTTGGGCCCAAAAATCAGGGCCGATCAATCTGACTACGGCAATCGCCGATGTGGCCCAGAAAACGATGCCAGCAGTCGTTCACATCGAAGTTACGCAGCGGGTGGACGTGCCAACCGCCGTTTTCCCCTTCGAAAGTGATCCTTTCTTCCGCTATTTTTTTGGGGTGCCTCAGGGACCCCGCAGTTATAAAAGGGAGATGCGCGGGATCGGGACCGGTATGACCATTGACGGTGATGGTCATATTGTAACGAACAACCACGTCGTCAGCGGAGCGACAAAAATCACCGTAAAAATGGCTTCCGGTGAAGAATTTGAGGCCAAGGTAGTTGGAGTCGATCCCAAGACCGACTTGGCTGTGATTAAGATTAAGGCTCCTCAAAACATCCCCTACCTAACTTTCGGCAATTCGGACCAACTGCGGGTTGGAGAGTGGGTAGTGGCCATTGGTAACCCCCGAGGATTGGAGCAAACCGTGACGGCAGGAATTATCAGCGCCAAGCACCGCACGGGAATCCTCGATCCATCAAGCTACCAGGACTATATTCAAACCGATGCCGCCATCAACCCCGGGAACAGCGGTGGGCCGCTGCTAAACTTGGCTGGGGAGGTCATCGGGGTCAACGCGGCTATTGTCTCCGAATCGGGAGGGTTCGAAGGAATTGGGTTTGCGATTCCGAGCAACATGGCCAAGGCCATCGCCGATGATTTGATCAAAACCGGAAAAGTAATGCGGGGATGGCTGGGAGTGAGCGTCCAGGATATTACAGCCCCCCTGGCGAAAAGCCTGAATTTGAAAGTCCTCAAAGGAGCCTGGATCGCGGAAGTGTTCAAAGGAGGGCCGGCGGAAAAGGCTGGGATCATGAAGGGAGATGTGGTTGTTAGTTATGATGGGGCCGCCCTGGAGAATGCCAATGATTTCCGGAATCGCGTTGCTGCCACGCGGGCAGGGAAAAAAGTGGAGGTCGGGCTTTTACGCCAAGGAGAACGGATTATCATTCAAGCCGTGGTGTCTGCCTACAAACCTGCACCCCGTATGGCCGCCGTTGAACTCAGGAATAAACTGGGGGTGGAAGTGAAAGAAATCTCCATCCTGGAAGCTCGCCGCAGGCGCCTGGATTCACGCGAGGGAGTTATCCTCACCAAAGTGGACCCCAATGGGCCCGCAGGCCGGGCGGGACTGGAAGTAGGAGACATCATTCTCCAAGTTAACAATCAGGCGGTGCGCGGAATCAATGATTACAATCGCATTCTGGAGCAAGTTCAACGGGATGAAGAAATCCTGCTCCTGGTGCGGGATATGCGCACCGGTGATATGGGTTACTTGGCGGCGGTGGTCCAATGA